From one Caldithrix abyssi DSM 13497 genomic stretch:
- a CDS encoding macro domain-containing protein, which produces MITFTKGNIVQADAEALVNTVNCVGIMGKGIALQFKKAFPEAYFSAYQKACRKGELRPGRVQVWSTGSFVNPKYIINFPTKTHWKAKSKYEYIESGLQTLKQEIKRLGIRSVAIPPLGSGLGGLEWLKVKEMIEKAFEDMPDVKVLVYQPEGAPAAETMPVKKEKPKMTLARALFIKLMQFYSRHAYRLTLLEIQKLAYFLQEAGIPLRLKYVKHHYGPYAHNLNKVLEVIEGHFTRGYGDTQQPDVEISLLPQAVEKADAYLAKHAEARQKLEQVMHLVEGFETPYGMELLASVHWILKHEGKKDVVIAMQEWSDRKCKQFKPEHIKIAERRLREDGWG; this is translated from the coding sequence ATGATTACCTTTACTAAAGGCAACATCGTGCAGGCAGACGCCGAAGCCCTGGTAAATACCGTCAATTGTGTGGGCATCATGGGCAAGGGCATTGCTCTGCAATTCAAAAAAGCCTTTCCGGAAGCCTATTTTAGTGCCTACCAGAAAGCGTGTCGTAAAGGTGAATTACGTCCGGGCAGAGTTCAGGTTTGGTCGACCGGTTCGTTTGTTAATCCTAAATACATCATCAATTTTCCCACTAAAACACACTGGAAAGCCAAGTCAAAATATGAATACATTGAATCCGGACTTCAGACGTTAAAACAGGAGATAAAACGGCTGGGGATACGTTCTGTTGCCATTCCGCCACTGGGAAGTGGTTTAGGCGGTTTGGAATGGCTAAAAGTAAAGGAAATGATTGAAAAAGCATTTGAAGATATGCCCGATGTTAAAGTGTTGGTCTATCAACCAGAGGGCGCACCGGCAGCGGAAACAATGCCGGTAAAAAAAGAAAAACCGAAGATGACATTAGCCCGGGCATTGTTCATCAAGTTAATGCAGTTTTATTCTCGTCATGCATATCGCTTAACCTTGCTGGAAATTCAGAAATTAGCCTATTTCCTGCAGGAAGCCGGTATTCCCCTGCGTCTTAAATATGTAAAGCACCATTACGGGCCCTATGCCCACAACCTGAACAAGGTTCTGGAAGTCATTGAAGGGCATTTCACTCGCGGTTACGGCGACACGCAACAGCCGGATGTGGAGATTTCTCTTTTGCCGCAGGCGGTGGAAAAAGCGGACGCGTATCTGGCAAAACATGCGGAAGCCCGGCAAAAATTGGAACAGGTGATGCATTTAGTGGAAGGCTTCGAAACGCCCTATGGAATGGAGTTGCTGGCATCGGTGCACTGGATTTTGAAGCATGAAGGAAAAAAAGACGTCGTCATAGCCATGCAAGAATGGAGCGATCGCAAGTGCAAGCAGTTCAAACCGGAGCATATTAAAATTGCCGAACGGCGATTAAGGGAAGATGGCTGGGGATAA
- a CDS encoding DUF4433 domain-containing protein, with protein sequence MNIPRPTPIYRIIHVDNLAVCLKRGGFHAPNNVPDDGLKYRTIHNVGIQNVRRQRTIPCGPRGTMHDYVPFYFGPRSPMLLQLHTGEVNGYHEGQEPIIYIVTTVEKVLKHSLQFVFSDGQGIKAFTTWYDNLKDLNRIDWEMVYADYWADTLDDMDRQRRKQAEFLIYQFCPIEAVTEIGVLNNRMKQKVETILQKFGINNIPVNIHRDWYY encoded by the coding sequence ATGAATATACCGAGACCAACGCCCATTTATCGCATTATTCACGTGGATAATCTGGCGGTGTGTTTAAAACGCGGCGGTTTTCATGCGCCCAATAATGTTCCAGATGATGGGCTGAAGTACCGCACTATTCATAATGTGGGCATTCAAAATGTAAGACGTCAAAGAACTATTCCTTGTGGACCACGTGGTACTATGCATGATTATGTTCCCTTCTATTTTGGACCCAGATCTCCTATGCTTTTGCAATTACATACAGGGGAGGTAAATGGTTACCATGAAGGACAGGAACCGATAATCTATATTGTTACTACTGTGGAAAAAGTTTTGAAACATTCTCTTCAATTTGTATTTTCTGATGGGCAAGGTATTAAGGCTTTTACAACTTGGTATGATAACTTAAAGGATTTAAATCGTATTGATTGGGAGATGGTATATGCAGACTATTGGGCAGATACTTTAGATGATATGGACCGTCAGCGCCGCAAACAAGCAGAATTTTTAATCTACCAGTTTTGCCCTATTGAAGCGGTTACCGAGATTGGCGTTCTCAATAACCGAATGAAACAAAAAGTGGAAACTATTTTACAAAAATTCGGAATAAACAATATACCAGTCAATATACACCGTGATTGGTATTATTAG
- a CDS encoding restriction endonuclease subunit S — MNDYHWEKRKIGEIAQVIMGQSPDSKYYSNDEIGLPFLQGCAEFNNRFPKAKLYCSQPKKVGEKGSILFSVRAPVGKINIADRDYIIGRGLAAIKGIKIIQDFLEQYFLFSEEKFRKLSQGSTFESINSEDLSESEIFYPVNKKEQSLIAEILSTVDRAIEQTGAVIAKLQRIKAGLMQDLLTRGIDEQGNIRSEKTHRFKDSPLGRIPVEWEVVELQNVVKILLSNVDKKIYEHENSVLLCNYLEVYQNDYIHSRLNFSRGSVNENELRKFTVEKGDVIITKDSETFEDIAKPAYVKDNIDNLICGYHLALLKPKKINGLFLAIILNKPEINMHFRKLANGITRYGLTLETIKTAKIFLPKISEQKQISNIFLNIDLRMDEEKAKLRKLHMLKTALMQDLLTGRVRVTGLLKRRQAEVVG; from the coding sequence ATGAACGATTACCATTGGGAAAAAAGGAAAATAGGAGAGATTGCTCAAGTAATAATGGGACAATCTCCTGATTCCAAATATTACTCCAATGATGAAATCGGATTGCCATTTTTACAAGGGTGTGCTGAATTTAACAATAGATTTCCTAAAGCAAAACTGTATTGTTCTCAACCGAAAAAAGTTGGGGAGAAAGGTTCTATATTGTTCAGCGTTAGAGCACCTGTAGGAAAAATAAATATTGCAGATAGAGATTATATAATTGGTAGAGGTTTAGCGGCAATAAAAGGAATTAAAATTATTCAAGATTTTCTCGAACAATATTTCTTGTTTTCAGAAGAGAAATTTAGAAAACTGTCTCAAGGCTCAACCTTTGAATCAATTAATTCCGAAGATTTAAGTGAAAGTGAAATTTTTTATCCTGTAAATAAAAAAGAACAATCCCTGATTGCCGAAATTCTTTCCACGGTGGATCGGGCGATTGAGCAGACCGGGGCGGTGATTGCCAAACTGCAGCGCATCAAAGCCGGGCTGATGCAGGATTTGCTGACCAGAGGCATTGACGAGCAGGGCAACATTCGCTCCGAAAAAACGCACCGCTTCAAAGACTCCCCGCTGGGCAGGATACCGGTGGAGTGGGAGGTGGTGGAGTTACAAAATGTTGTAAAAATCCTTTTAAGCAATGTTGATAAAAAAATATATGAACATGAAAATTCAGTCTTACTATGTAATTATCTTGAAGTTTATCAAAATGATTACATACATAGTAGACTTAATTTCTCAAGAGGGTCTGTCAATGAAAATGAATTAAGAAAATTCACGGTAGAAAAAGGTGATGTGATAATAACAAAAGATTCAGAAACATTTGAAGATATTGCTAAACCAGCCTATGTGAAAGATAATATTGATAATTTAATTTGTGGTTATCACTTGGCACTTTTAAAGCCTAAAAAGATCAATGGTTTGTTTTTAGCAATAATTTTGAACAAACCAGAAATTAATATGCATTTTAGGAAATTAGCGAATGGAATAACAAGATATGGATTAACGCTTGAAACGATAAAAACAGCAAAAATATTTTTACCAAAAATTTCGGAGCAAAAACAAATATCGAATATTTTTTTAAATATTGATTTAAGAATGGATGAAGAAAAGGCTAAATTGAGAAAATTACATATGCTCAAAACTGCCCTGATGCAGGACCTGCTCACCGGCCGAGTGCGGGTGACGGGGTTGCTGAAGCGGCGGCAGGCGGAGGTGGTGGGATGA